The following coding sequences lie in one Rutidosis leptorrhynchoides isolate AG116_Rl617_1_P2 chromosome 6, CSIRO_AGI_Rlap_v1, whole genome shotgun sequence genomic window:
- the LOC139853494 gene encoding uncharacterized protein, producing MKSDDFYEMPIVVSCKIAQTGITIMKVHIDNGSSVDIVYEQCFVQLPESIRASLQPTAASLTGFAGESSLPMGMLPLDVELFDENDNSLVRQARLDFYVMRTYSRYNMLLGRTALGKFGIVPSTIHGMIKFATLKGVATISSASIMTICAAVNVKSAVQKTADTAENMVVVNPAYPDQKIKVGCNVSADTKRQIVELLVQYMDVFAWCENDMTGVPRHIAEHRLNVNPALKPVMQKRRGMAPDRAKWLCEEVTKLVRAGILREVQYQSWIANPVLVKILMARGECVLCDDPEISDQI from the coding sequence ATGAAAAGCGACGATTTCTATGAAATGCCGATAGTAGTATCGTGCAAGATCGCGCAAACTGGAATTACAATTATGAAGGTTCATATTGATAATGGCAGTAGTGTTGACATTGTTTATGAGCAATGTTTTGTTCAACTGCCAGAGAGTATTCGTGCAAGTTTACAACCAACCGCGGCATCGCTAACTGGTTTTGCGGGAGAATCTTCATTGCCTATGGGCATGTTGCCTTTAGATGTTGAGCTTTTTGACGAAAATGACAATAGTTTAGTGCGGCAAGCGCGGTTAGATTTCTATGTTATGCGGACTTAttctcgctataacatgttgtTAGGCAGAACTGCCTTGGGTAAATTCGGAATTGTTCCATCCaccattcatggcatgattaaattcGCAACACTTAAAGGTGTTGCAACGATAAGTTCAGCAAGTATCATGactatttgtgcggctgttaatgTAAAAAGTGCAGTTCAAAAAACCGCCGATACTGCGGAAAACATGGTAGTGGTTAATCCTGCATATCCTGATCAAAAAATTAAGGTAGGATGCAACGTTAGTGCGGATACCAAGAGACAAATTGTGGAGTTACTTGTGCAGtacatggatgtttttgcttggtgtgaaaatgatatgactggtgttccacGCCATATTGCGGAACACAGACTTAATGTAAATCCAGCTTTAAAACCTGTAATGCAGAAGCGTAGAGGCATGGCCCCAGACCGTGCTAAGTGGTTGTGCGAGGAAGTAACGAAATTGGTGAGAGCTGGAATTTTGCGCGAAGttcaataccaatcatggattgcaAATCCAGTTTTGGTGAAAATCCTGATGGCTCGTGGAGAATGTGTATTGTGTGATGAccctgaaatttccgaccaaatttaa